In the Fusarium falciforme chromosome 6, complete sequence genome, GTGCAGGCATGGGGAGTCGTTATTCGTCTGGCACCGGCAACCCTGGGCCTTGTGCTACTCGAAGGAGCgggctgcttcttggggaTGACCCCTTGGACTTTTTGCGAGTTCTGTTAGACGGTATGGCCTGAGAGGGTACCGAGGCTATGGTTCTGGAGGACCCGTCGACTTACACGTGTGAAACGCACCGCCAGCGGCGAGTTTGGGATTCGAGGGCGACATTGTTGCAGCAAAGACGCAATGCTAAGTTTATGAAAGGCTTAAAAGGATTTTCATTCATTCAAGCATAAAAAAAGTGTCTTGCATGAGCTCACGAGGGTGAGAAAAGGGCCCCCAACGGCGACGTAAGGCTGGCGATCCGAGTTAAGTAGTGCCGATAGTTGAGGCAGGGCATCCGGAGCAGCAACCGCCATGTTACTTTGAGAGTGGGCAGCCATGAACGGTCACAAATGCGGAGAGCTGCGGAGAAACGGGAAGGCATCGTGGGGCAAATGAAAGGGTTTCATCATTCGTGGGATCATGCGAGGAGTCTAATGACCGCATGAGAAAGAGGACGATCCGGAAGAACATGGGGTCGGGTTGTGCTCGTTGACTGATGACCCGTCCGCCGAGGGATGGGCAAAGGGCGGCAATCGACCGAGATGGAGGGCTGTGAGATGAGGTTGGCCGACATTAGGGCCTCGAGGCTAGGCGTAGAGGATGCACACGGCTCGTACGGACTTGTCTAGTTGCTTGCTTGACCTGCCAGGAACCGAATACGGAACTCTGTCACTTTGGACTTCCCCTCCTCGAGGCTCGTGAAGTCGAGACGTTCGGACGAATGACTATCCGTTCATGCCTCGGGTTCGGTAAACACCCCCTCAGGAAATTGGGATGGAAGAGGCGGTATGGAGGCGAGGCAAGGGAGAAACGTGGCAAAAGTACAGACATACACACATGCAACATGCATGCAGAGAGGAGAGACCTGAAAAGCGGCCATCTCTCCATCCAATATCCACCCCAGTTAATATCGAGCATGATGGACTTGACGGCCCGAACAAGACGGCAGGGCAGCAGGCGGCTGGGCGGTTCCACGAGACCGAGATCTTGACCTCTTGCCCAGGGCGGCTGGTCCCTAAATCCCGAGAGAGACAAAGTCGTACGGTCATTTGTCTTGTTGAGGGAATACTTGCTAAAAGCTAAAATGACTGGAGCGGCTTTCGGGCCACGAGATGAAGGGGAGAAGGTTGCAATAAACTGTGATGGCCTGCCCTATCACATCCCGCCAGCCTCGGCACCCCTGTCCTGCACGCAATTATCCAGGAACCGTCACTCGAACTGCCTATTTCGCCGTGGGCTGTTCAAGACGGGAAGGATCGATTGCTCTGCGGGTACCTGGGCGAGAACCAACATGCCTACTGTAGGATCGAGGCGTCGTGCGGGTTTGTAGGCGTTGGTCGTATAAAGGAGAGCTTCGTCCAAGAGTCCCAGCACTTCTCAGAAACACATCTCTTCCTTTTCGTCCGATCAGCGTACCGAGATCCGTTAACGCCCccaaccaagaccaaggccagGAGGCCCAGGCGAGCCCTGTCCTACCTTATTGTGCGGAAGCTATACCGATCCAGACGACCATCCGATACTACCGTCGGCTCGCCCTTTGTCACCCAAACCACCATTCCCTTGCTCCCAAGGTCACAAACCACATGGACGCATCTCACTTACATGAAACGCCCTGCCAACGGATCCCGGACTTGACTTGTTTCTCCCTCGCTCTTCGCCGGTAACTGGGCTCCGAGGGGGGAGCAGCACCCGCATGTCATGATTGATCGGCTCATCGGGGAATTGTGCAGACTTGTCCCTCTCGTCAATGCCCTCACAAGACCGTCCGGCAGTCAAGGGTCTGGGATGCTCGGGCCGTACCATGACCCCCTGGATCTGCACCCCAGCTTTTCTCCTCCAATCACTTGACCAGCTCCCCGGCTGCCCGCTCGGGAAGGTGATCTGCCCTCAGAGGTCCCCAACCCCCAAGCTTTTGCACGAACAAGAAATGTGAAGGCTGTGGGCCAAGCTTTGCATGAGGGTTAATCTTGTTTGCCCGACCAAGACTACCACATGAAGAGCTCTGAGGGCATAAACCATTGATCCGTCATCTTTGTGTCAGCCTTGCCGCCGACTGGAAGTCGGTCTCTGCAAGCCGAAGACTTGCGTGCGGATGTAGAGGACGCCATTCCGAAGACCTTTGTGATGACCGCGAGGTAAAGCACTTGCAACTGCGCTACGCTATTGACTGACGTGTCTCTCCCGGCCGGATCAGGTCGATTGCTTCACACACCATGAGCAATATAGCAGACTTCTGCGTCCCGGTGGTGCCGTACCCCGTCTTTCACGAGAATGACATGTATCCGATGTGAATCTTTGGGAAATTGCCGGATGTTCAGGTGTAGACACAACTTGATGCGAGCGATGCCATGCCATAAGGAACCATGGAGCTGGAAACTAGATTACTTCGTCATGGCCTCGAGAGGAGTTCCAGATCGAATTGCCCTTGGCCCTTGGAGCCCAGAAAGTTCTCATCATAGACTTCATGAGCTCTAAGAACCTATGTAGTTACTGATCCAGGGGCTGTTGGTCATCCCCCTCAGTGTCATGCCGTTCCTGTCCTTGATGCCGAGGTCGACCTTTCCTGTGGCCACAAGCAGCCAGACGACCTCTTCGTGGCCCTCGTGGGTGGCCCACCACAACGGCGTTCTGTGCTCATGGTCCTTGGTGTCGAGGAAAACGTTGCCTATTGCGAGGAGCTGCTTGACAATGCCGCTGTGACCAACCTCGCATGCCACAGCCAACGGCGTCCGACCCGCCATGTCCTTCGCGTTCACATCGGCCTTGCCCGtcttgaggagcttctcgacaaTATCCCCGTGGCCGTTTGCCGCGGCCCATAATAGTGGTGTCCTACCCCAGCTGTCCTTGGTGTCGACGTCGGCCTTGCCCGTGTCCAGGAGCAGCTGGACCATGTACGTGAAGCCCGATCTGGCGGCCAGCAACAGCGGCGCTTGATCGAGCCGTGAGTCTTTGACGTTGACGTCAACCTTGCCTGACTCGAGGAGCATCTGGACGATGGACGACTTGCCCTTCCGGGCCGCCAAGGGGAGGATATCTGCGCCAACCTCGACGTTGCCCGTGTCGAGGAGCAGTTTGACTATGGCGTCAATACCACCCTCGACGGCAAAGTCGAGTGGCGTGTTGCCGAAATTGTCGTTTGCGCTGGCGTTGACTTTATCCGTCTCGAGAAGTCGCGCAACTGCGTCAGCGTCGCCCATCCTCACAGCTGAGAAGAGCAGTGCCTTGATGTCCTCGTTTAGGTCGTCCTGATTCCTCCCCTTGAGCAGCAGGTCGGCAATATCCTTACGTCCAGAGCAAAAGGCATACGACAAGGGCGTTCCCCCGATCTTGTCCTCCAACCTCTTCCGCGCCCCTGCCTTGAGTAGCAGCCTGACTACCGCTGCATTGCCACTCCAAATAGCGTACGTCAATGGGGTCCTCCCGAATACGTCCTGAAGGTCGATCTTTGTCCTCGTCTTGAACAGACGCTTGTAGTGCTTAAAGTCAAGCCAGGGGTCCTTGAGAAGTAGCTTGACGACGCCGCCAAAGCCGTTCCCTGCGGCCCAGGAAATGGCTGTCCGTTGATGTGTATAATCTCGGGTGTTTAGGTCCTCGTCTCCCGTCTCGAGTAAGCACTTGACAGCCCTCTCTAGGCCAAAGTAGGAGGCGAGCATGAGACTAGTAAACCCACGAGGAGCGCCAGAGTGCGTACTACTCCAGTACGTTCCAAACCAGAAAGAGCCACGGCCCGTCTTTACAGTACAAAGCTTCAATATCCGGGGCGTCATGCGTTCTTGCATCTCGATTGACAGCTCGCGAACATGGGAAGCCCAATGCTTCGCAGAGTAATCaagaaagagaaaggagGGGGAGTTCCCTTCCTTGTCGACGGGAGGCGACTCAAAGTCTGCGAAAAGGAGGTGCCGAGTACAAATCTCGGCGAGGAGGCGGTGTGATTCTTCGGGGAGAAGGGAGTGTTTCCATGGGAGGTCAGCATAATTGCCACCCACAGCCTGATTGCGGACCAGGAACTCTTTGGCGGTTTGATGAAGCAGGTAGATCCTCGAGTCGATGACGGTTACGAAAAGCCCGCAGATGTCTCGGATCTTCTCGCGGAAGCGTTTTTCAGGCTCAAGCTCGATATCGCTGTAAGACTTGTGCTTCGGTTGGATAGTCAAGGCCAGCGTCATCTCCTCGAGGGTGAGAGGTCGCGCTGCTGCCACAACAATATGAAGCAGCTTCTTTGCCGTTTCGGGGTCTCGGCTCTTTGCTAGAATCCTGTTGTAAGCGGCTTCGACTGATTCGGGAATCTGAGAAGTGATTTGATCTAGTCCAGTCTTGTTGAGGTCGACCTCGTTCTCGATCAGGTCCAGCGTCAGATGTACCCATAGATACGTCCTGTTGGGAACTCGCTTAAGGCCGCCCAATAATTGATGTTGTTCTCTCTCTGTCAGCCTGAGTCGTGCTCCAACATCTCGTATCCTGGCCTCGATGAAGATGTCAATCTCGTGGGAAATCTTCAACATCTCGGCCTCGCTTTCACCACTCAGGTGGATCATGGGTAGTTCTGGGAGCTCCAGCGGTTGAAAACCACGACGGATCGAGCCATAAGGACGACTGGTGATGAGAAACTTCAAGTTAAAGTTCCTTCTGGTACCATAGAGCTTGACTAAAGCCTGAGTGAGCTGAGACCTCCCCAGGTCTTCGCATTCGTCAATGGCATCTAGAAGACAGACGATCTCGCCCGCACGCTCGTCTTCTGCGACTTTGAGGAGGATTTTCCAGAGCTCACTAAATGAACTAGTGAATAATTCTCCATTCGTGTCGAATTGGTCCAGAACGCTATCGGAAAGCAGACTGCGCTTCTGAAGAAAGAGTTGGCGTAGGATGCAACTGAGGGCGCTGACCACACTCTTTTGATCCTCAAAGTCGTCTTTGAAGAAAAAGTAACATACTGTCCTTGACTGTGTAGTCGGAAGAACTTGGTCGACAAGGTATTTTGCAAGAACCGACTTTCCACAACCGGGGTCTGCAGAAACCCACAGGATTCTCGACGTTTGGCTCTCTTTCCATTCTCGAAAGAGACGATGAGAGACGAACCAGTCACAAGTCTCGGGAACTCGATCCGGATTTCGTTCTTTTCGATCTTGATAAGGTGAAACGTGGAGACGCTTTAGCAATGCGTTTTCTCTACTCCTTCTGGTCTGATCTTGTCGGGTATTTGCATTGTCGCCGAAATACACGGGGCCGTTGAAACTTGCCCCGG is a window encoding:
- a CDS encoding NACHT-sigma domain-containing protein, which produces MEYQAWASGDAPSHTHGDISHFNTYGGYQYNNTGSGNQFPGASFNGPVYFGDNANTRQDQTRRSRENALLKRLHVSPYQDRKERNPDRVPETCDWFVSHRLFREWKESQTSRILWVSADPGCGKSVLAKYLVDQVLPTTQSRTVCYFFFKDDFEDQKSVVSALSCILRQLFLQKRSLLSDSVLDQFDTNGELFTSSFSELWKILLKVAEDERAGEIVCLLDAIDECEDLGRSQLTQALVKLYGTRRNFNLKFLITSRPYGSIRRGFQPLELPELPMIHLSGESEAEMLKISHEIDIFIEARIRDVGARLRLTEREQHQLLGGLKRVPNRTYLWVHLTLDLIENEVDLNKTGLDQITSQIPESVEAAYNRILAKSRDPETAKKLLHIVVAAARPLTLEEMTLALTIQPKHKSYSDIELEPEKRFREKIRDICGLFVTVIDSRIYLLHQTAKEFLVRNQAVGGNYADLPWKHSLLPEESHRLLAEICTRHLLFADFESPPVDKEGNSPSFLFLDYSAKHWASHVRELSIEMQERMTPRILKLCTVKTGRGSFWFGTYWSSTHSGAPRGFTSLMLASYFGLERAVKCLLETGDEDLNTRDYTHQRTAISWAAGNGFGGVVKLLLKDPWLDFKHYKRLFKTRTKIDLQDVFGRTPLTYAIWSGNAAVVRLLLKAGARKRLEDKIGGTPLSYAFCSGRKDIADLLLKGRNQDDLNEDIKALLFSAVRMGDADAVARLLETDKVNASANDNFGNTPLDFAVEGGIDAIVKLLLDTGNVEVGADILPLAARKGKSSIVQMLLESGKVDVNVKDSRLDQAPLLLAARSGFTYMVQLLLDTGKADVDTKDSWGRTPLLWAAANGHGDIVEKLLKTGKADVNAKDMAGRTPLAVACEVGHSGIVKQLLAIGNVFLDTKDHEHRTPLWWATHEGHEEVVWLLVATGKVDLGIKDRNGMTLRGMTNSPWISNYIGS